CTTAACCCTTCAGAAGCATCGGAAGATTTGATTTACCTTGGTTCGTAGTTGCGCTTTAGCGCGATGATAATCTGCACCAACTTACTTAATATATGTTGTGTTTAACCGCAGTCGTCGTAACTTAGCTCTTTGGTTCACCCTGTCAATGGGTTGCATCCTGATTCTATTTGCTGGAGTAATTTATTATCTTGAAGTAAAAGATAAGCTCAAAGCATTAGATCAGCTACTTTATAAAAGAGCGCAGCTAATGGCAGCTAGTTCGCAGTATCGACTGTATCAAGGACAAAAACAAGTCGATCTGAGCAATATACCGCTATTGGGTAGTGGTTCTCACCCGACTGATATTGAACTGTTATATGTTCGCTGGTATGACCCGAATGGCAAACTCAAGCGTTTTTTTGGTACTCCACCTCTGGAGAAATTACAAACATCATCGGGGTTTCTCACCATTAAGTCTGTTGACCAATTCACAGGTAAGGCGTTTTGGCTGCGTCAAGTCACCTTACCGGTTCAAGGCGGAAATTCGGTCATCGGCTATCTTCAAGTTGCTATTCCACTGAGAGAAACTCAAAACGATCTCAGACAACTTCAGTTAATTTTGACGGTGGCTGTACCTGTAGCGCTGGGATTAATTGGCCTGACAGGTTGGGTACTCGGTGGTATAGCTATGCAACCCGTTCAGCAAGCCTATAACCAGCTGCAACGCTTTACATCAGATGCTTCTCATGAATTGCGATCGCCTCTGTCTGCAATTTTAACCAATGCTCAAGTCGGGCTATTAATGGCAACAGACCGTCCTCAGCTTCATCCTACACTACAGAACATTATTGATAGCGCGAAGTCGATGAGTACCTTGGTGAATAATCTACTGCTGTTGGCTCGCCATCAGGGAAAATTAACTCCAGAATCTCTCAAACAAGTAAATCTAAATAAATTGCTGGAGGATTTAATCGTTCAATATACTGCTGTT
The genomic region above belongs to Calothrix sp. NIES-2098 and contains:
- a CDS encoding integral membrane sensor signal transduction histidine kinase — its product is MGCILILFAGVIYYLEVKDKLKALDQLLYKRAQLMAASSQYRLYQGQKQVDLSNIPLLGSGSHPTDIELLYVRWYDPNGKLKRFFGTPPLEKLQTSSGFLTIKSVDQFTGKAFWLRQVTLPVQGGNSVIGYLQVAIPLRETQNDLRQLQLILTVAVPVALGLIGLTGWVLGGIAMQPVQQAYNQLQRFTSDASHELRSPLSAILTNAQVGLLMATDRPQLHPTLQNIIDSAKSMSTLVNNLLLLARHQGKLTPESLKQVNLNKLLEDLIVQYTAVAAKTSIELLGDLPKQPINLCADPDLLKQAVENLLNNACNYTLSGGTVWLRLEPYPDRAVIQVIDTGIGIPEADLPYIFDRFYRVDTERARESGGFGLGLAIVQQIVQAHGGEIYAMSNEGKGSTFQIKLPLVSHN